CGCGAGGGCCACCTCCTCGCGCGTTTCCGGATGCAGGAAGACCGGGAAGTCCTTGCCGACCGGCAGGTAGCCCTGGTCCACCAGCTCCTTCGGCGACGCGCCCACTACGACCCAGTCGTGGTCGTTCACGGGCCGCCCCAGCAGGGCGTCCCGCACCGCGCCGCCGACACGCCAGGTCTTCATGCGCGGGACGTGCGGTAGTTCTCCTCGAACTGCAGGAAGTCCTGCTCGGCCAGCGCGTCGCGGCGCCAGGCCGAGAGGCTGCGCAGCGCGAGCACCCGGTCGACGTAACCCTGCACCACGGGCGGCACCGGCACGCCGTACGTCACGAGGCGGGTGACCACGGGGGCGTAGAACGCGTCGGCGATCGTGAAGTCGCCGAACAGCATCGGGCCGCCCGACTCGGCGAGCAGCGAGGTCCACATCGACACCAGGCGGTCGACTTCCTTGCGCACGTCCGGTTGCTCGGCCAGCACCTTCGCGCCCACCTCGGGCAGGCGCGCCTCGATGTTCATGCCGAAATGGTTGCGCACGCCGTTGAAGCCCGAGTGCATCTCCGCCGTCACGCTGCGCGCGCGGGCGCGGCGCTTCGGGTCGGCCGGCCACAGGTTCTTTTCCGGGAACTTCTCGGCGGCGTACTCGGCGATGGCGAGCGAGTCCCACACGGCCAGGTCGCCGTCGACCAGCACCGGCACCTTGCCCACCGGGTTGTGCTTCAGGATCTCGGTCTTGAACTTCGAGCCGGGGTCGAACGAGTCGAAACGCACCACCACCTCCTCGAACGGGATGCCGGTTTCGGTGAACAGCACCCACGGGCGCATGGACCAGGACGAGTAGTTCTTGTTGCCGATGTAGAGCTTCATGGTTCCTCCTTGGGGTTGTTCTTCAGCGGCCGGCGGTGCGGCGCCAGGGTTCGAGGCGCGCCACGCTGTCGCGGCGCGCGAGCAGCGGCGGCATCACGGCCTCCAGCGCGGCGGGCGTGATGCCCAGGTCGGCGAGGTCCGGCAGCGTGCCGGTGGCGACGTTGTCGACCGACAGCGAGTCGACGTTGTCGCGCGAGAGCATGGGTTCGCCCGGCAGGCACTCCATCGCGAGCGCCTGCAGCTTCGCGAGCGCGTTCGGCAGGCCGAACACCGGACGCGGGTGGCCCGACCATTGGCCGGCCAGGCGCACGAGGTCGGCGAGCGTGTAGACGGTGGGGCCGGCCAGCTCGTAGGTCTTGCCGATGGTCTCGCGCCATTCGATGGCCTGCACGAGGGCTTCTGCCACGTCGGACACCCACACCGGCTGCAGCCGGCTGCGGGCGCCCGCGAGCGGCATCACCGGCAGCACACCCTGCAGGCCGGCGAAGAGGTTCATGAACTTGTCCTGTGCTCCGAAGACGATCGACGGGCGGAACACGGTGACGTCGAGCGTGGAGACGGCCAGCACGGCCTCGCCCTCGGCCTTGGTGCGCTGGTAGACCGAGGGCGCGTCGGCCGACGCGCCGAGCGCGCTCACGTGCACCAGGCGCCGCACACCCACCTGTCGGCAGGTCTCGGCGATGCGGCGCGGCAGATCGACGTGGGTGCGCTCGAACTCGGCCTTCGAGCCCTGCAGCCGCGCGATCAGGTTGACCACCACGTCGCTGCCGGCGACGAGCCGGCGGAGGTCCTCGTCCCGGTCCACGTCGGCGGGGATCACGTCGACGGTGGGCAGGTACTGCACGCGCCGTCCGCGCTGGATCTGCCGCGTGGGGACCATCAGGCGCGGCCCGGCGCCGCCGTAGCGTGCGGTCAGGTGTTCGCAGAGGCTTTGTCCGATGAAACCGGTGCCGCCCAGGACGAGGATCTTTTTCATGGCAACTCCGCATCCGGGGCCGGTTGCCCCGCTTCCCGTGGTCCGATGCTGCGCCCGAGGCGCGCCTTGAGCGACGGCGCCTGCGTGGCGTTCGGATTGATCAGCAGCGCCGAGTAGAAGGTGGCGTTCGACAGCACCTTCTTCACGTAGTCGCGCGTTTCCGAGAACGGCACGTTCTCCACCCAGATCGCGGGCTCCAGGCGCGGGCCCTCTCGCCAGCGGCGCGGGCGGCCGGGGCCGGCGTTGTACGCCGCGGCGGCCATGGCCTGCGAGCCGCCCAGGTCGTCCAGCACCAGCTTCAGGTAGCTCATGCCGAGCTTCAGGTTCATGTCGCGGTCGGTGATCATGTCCTGGGTGAACGGCGTGCCGGTCTTCTTCGCGGTCCAGCGTGCGGTGGCGGGCATCAACTGCATCAGGCCGGCGGCACCGACGCCCGAGCGGGCGTCGGCGATGAAACGCGACTCCTGGCGGATCAGGCCGTAGACGTAGGCGGGGTCGAGCGAGGCGTCCTTGGCCTTGCTGGTGAGCTCGCGGCGGAACGGCGTGGGGAAACGCTGGGCCATGTCGATCTCGGCCTTCGTGCGGTCGCTGGTGTTGATGCAGCGGTCCCACAGCGCGCGTTCGCAGCCCAGTTCGGCGGCGGCGCGCAGCGTGCGGTCGTCCATGCCGCGCAGCGTGAAGTTCCACTCGCGGTTGCCTTCGCTGCGCAGGCCGGCGTTGATCAGCAGGATCGCGCGGGTGAGACCGGGCACCCGGGCCGCGGCCTCCTTCTCGGCCGAGGTCAGCGGCGTGGGCACGGCCGGCATCGCGATGGGCCGCCCCAGCTCCTCGGCCGCGAGCGAGCCGTAGAAGTGGTACTGGCCGGCGATGGAGGCGAGCATCTCCTGCGACTGCGCGTTGAACGCGGCCGGGTCGGACGAGTCGCGGGCGAGGGCCTGCAGCGCGCGGGCCTTCCAGTACACCCAGGTGGGGTCGGCCTGCTCCTTCGGGTCCATCGCGTTGACGGCCTGCATCACCTGCTGCCAGCGCGGGCCGCCGTCGTTGCGCAGCGCGGCGCGGGCCTTCCACGCGAGCACCTCGTCGGCCCACACCAGGTCGCGCTCGGTCTTCGTCGCGAGCAGGTCGGCCTGCTGGAAGTAGGTGGGCGCGGCGGGCATCAGGGCCAGCGCCGCCTTCTTGCCGACCGTGGCCCACGCCCACGCGGCCTGGTCGGGCCGCAGGCTGTTCTGCCAGGTGGTGTTGAGCAGGTTGACCGTGGCGTCGATGTCGCTCGCGGCCAGGCGCATCAGCGCGAGCGTGACCAGCTCCTGCTGCGCGCGGTCGCCCCCGGGCTTCTTCTTCGCGAGGTAGCGGGCGGGGCTGTCGAACACGTCGCTGACGTCACTTACGAACGACGGCGCCACCAGCTGCACCGCGGTGCGGGCCACGGCGGGCTTGTTCGCATCGACCGCGGCGCGGGCGCGGCGCCACACGTCGGAGGCGCCGAGCTGCTTCGCCTCGAACAGCGTGGTGGCGAGCAGCGTGCAGCCGTCGTCGCCTTCCTTCTGTGCGAACCAGGCGTCGCGGCCGGCTTCGCGCACGTCCTTGCCGGCGAGGTGGTCGGCCAGCAGCGCGTAGCAGATGACCTGGCGGTCGTCGTTCATGCGGAAGCGCGGGTAGTCCGCCGCGAGGGCCTTCCAGTCGCGCCGGCGGCCCAGTTCGAGCAGCCAGTCGTTGCGCAGGCGGTCTTCCACGTAGGTGCCGGGCCAGCGCTGGTAGAACGCCTCGACCTCGTCCACCTGGACGGTGTTCAGGCGGCTGTTGAGGTCCCAGTAGTCGACCCACGGCGCGAGCGCCTGGTTCTCGCCCACCGCGGTGGCCCGCAGCGAGGCGAGCTTCGCACGGTCGCGCTTGCGGTAGGCATCGCGGGCCTCGAGGATGTTGCCGGGGGTGGCGACCTGGGCCGCGGCCGGGAGGGCGGGCAGCGCCGTGGCGGCCGCGAGGGTGAGCGCCGCCAGGGGGCGCCCATATACTCGTTTGAAGTTCTTCAACGTGTCTTTCATGGGTTGATCATGCCGACTCACAGCCCGGCTCCCGAGCGAACCGCCTTGCGCCAGCACCTGCTGGCCGAGCGTGAGCGTTTTGTCCTGTCACCTGCGGCCGCCGACGCCGCCCGCGCGCTGGAGGACCGGTTGGTGGCCGTGCTGGCCCAACTGGTTCCCGAATGCCTGGGGGTGTACTGGCCGATGCGATCCGAATTTAACGCAGCCCACCGTTGGCGCGTGGACGACGTGGATGTGCCGTTGGCACTTCCGTTCGCCCGGCGCGACCCGCCGTCGATGCAATACCGCGTATGGGACGGCCGCGAGCCGGCCGAACGCGACGACTGCAACATCCCGACGGCCAGCGGCGGGCCGGTGACACCCGACGTGGTGCTGGTGCCCTGTGTGGGTTTCACCGACGACGGCTACCGGCTCGGGTACGGTGGCGGCTTCTTCGACCGGTACATGGAAAAGCACCCCGACACCACCGCCATCGGCGTGGCCTGGTCGGTGGGGCGCATCGAGCCCGGGGCGTTCGTGCCGCAGGCGCACGACCGGCCGCTGATGCTCGTGGTCACCGAGTCGGGCGTCGTCGGCTAGCCGGCTTGGCGGCCTTGCCGGGTTTGTTGCGGGCCCGCAGCGCGGCTTCGAAGGCGAGCCGGGCCCACGGCTGCATCAGGGCGGGCGATTCCATCGCCTCGTCCGGCGCCGTCCAGTAGCTCACCGTCACGGACTTGCCCGCGGCGTCGTAGACGAATGGGGCGCATCCGGCCGCCTCGAATTGCGCCCGCGACGTGCTGTCCGTCTTCAGGTACAGCTGCTCGCCCAGGACGAGCGCCACGAACAGGTCGTCGGCATAGAGCCCGAAGCCCCCGAACATGCGGCGCGCGCGGGTGGGGCCCAGCGGGGCGAGCAGTTCCAGGCAATGCTGGATGTAGTCGGGCATCGGTGCAGGCATGCCGCCAGTCTTGCACAATGCAGGCGCAAACGACACGGGATGGCCATGACTCCGACCGAACGCGACACGCTGCGCGAGAAACTCATCAAGGACCGCCAGGCGCTGCCGGACCGGCTCGAACGCGCGGTCCAGCTGCAGCAGGTGCTGCGCAGCTGGCTCGTGAGCCGCAAGGAATCCACGATCGGGGCCTACTGGCCCATCAAGGGCGAGTTCGACCCGCTGCCGGCGCTGTTCCGCTGGAGCGAGGGCGGGCCCGAAGGGTCGCCGCGCCGCATCGGCCTGCCGGTGACGGACCGCGAGACCGAGTCACTGCGTTTCCACGTGTGGTTCCCGGGCTGCCCGATGGAGCTCGACGCCCACGACATCCCGAAGCCCAAGGACACCGACGTGTTCCAGCCGGCCATCCTGGTGCTGCCCTGCGTGGGCTACGGCCCGGGCGGCGTGCGCCTGGGTTACGGCGGTGGGTTCTACGACCAGACGGTGGCGGCGCTGAAGCCGCGGCCGCTGACGGTGGGTGTGGGGTATGCCCACGGCTTCCTGCCGCTGCTGCGCGCGCGCCCTGACGAGGAGCCCCTGGACGTGATGATCACCGAGGAAGGGGTGATGTTCTCGAGGGTGTGAGGCACCTCCCCGGAGGCCCTCGCGTTTCCTACTTCTTCGCGGTCGCCTGCGCGGCCCGGGCATCGTAGTTCGAGTACTCCACGCGCCAAGTCGCACCGTCGTCCGTCGAACGGCTCACCGAGAACAGCCCGAACTGGCCCGAATCCACGGTGAGCAGGGCACCGGATGGCAGCACGACGAGGCGGCGGTCCAGGGCGAACGGCGCGCGGTGCTGCCAGGTTCGGCCGCCATCCTGGCTGGCCTGGAGTTCGGGCGTGCCGAAGACGCCTCCCATCACCAGCAGCGTGCCGGACGCGAGTTGCCGCGGCGGCGCGACCTTCACCTTGAACTCCGGCTTGACCTCCTGCCAGTGCTGTCCCAGGTCCTCGGAGAGGTAGAGGCTCGCGAAGATGCCGGCGAAGCCGCCTCCCGGCGACGTGAGGATGCCGATGGAACCGTTCGGATTCGCCTCGACGGACACGAGCCGGTTGCCGTTGGGCGCCTTGGTCATCGACCACGCCCCGCTCGCGAAGTCGAGCGTGTGGATCGAGCCTTCGGACACCGCGTAGCTGAAGCCACCCGGGCGGCGCCAGAACCAGATGCTGTTGGCCCCGTTCCAGAAATCGAAGCCCACCGTCTCCTGGCGAAGGGGCGACCAGCGGCCGCCTTCGAGCTGCGCTGAATGGAACAAGGTCAGCGTCTTGTCCTTCTGGTGTCCGATGTACCAGCCGGCGCGTTCGTCGCCGGCGATGAAGAGCAGGTTGCCGGCCGGCAGGTCCCCGCTGTCCAGGGGCTCGAGCTTGTCCGATCCCGCGGGCAGCCGCATCAGGGCACCGAACTCGCCGACGGCGAGCAGCGTGGTGTCGCTCCGATGGCCGGGCATCACGTAGAGAAAGGAGTCCAGCGTGTCGCTGCGCACCGGCCGCCAGCGCCCCTGGTCGTCCCGGATCAGCACGCTGCCGAGGCGGCTGGCCGCGGCGATCCGTCCGTCGGCGAGCTCCACGGGGTGGTCGGCGCCGACGGGGCGCTGCAGCGCGTATTCCTCGACGCGGTCGTTGTCGCCGCGCGCGGTGTTCCAGCCCGAGGACAACTCGCCCTCGAAGAACTTCATCTGATCGGGGGCGAAGCGCCGCATCAGGGGCACGTTCGACGTGACGCGGGTGCTGCGCCCCACGACGACCAGCTGGTTCACTGGGGTCAGGATCAGGCGGCCGAGGTCCACCGGCTGCCCGTTGCGCACCGTGAACTTGCCGATGCGCTGGCGCATCGACTCGTTGAGGTTGAGGAACCGCTGGGTCTGGTGGTTCCGGAAGACGGTGAACTCGTACTCGCCTTCCGGCAGCACGCCGGCGAAGAGCGAGGTGTCGCGGGACACGCCCTTCGACACCTGGTTCAGCACGTGCAGGATCGTCACGTTGCTGCCCGCGACCTGGTTGACCTGCCGTACCGTGATTTCGTCCAGCGCGGTGACCTGGGCCGTGTTGCCGGTCAGGCTCAGCACGACGACGCTTTCACCCGCGCGTGGGGGCGACTTCGCGGGGTCGCGCACCTGGTTCACGGAGGCGCAGCCCACGAGGGCGACCACCAGAAACACCGAACCAAGGCGCCGCGCCCATGCGCGCACCGAATGAACCGGACCCATGGGCCCCTCCCTGCAATTGTTGTTCGAATCCGCCGCGGCGGCGGTTTCGCACAGTGTAGGTGAGGTGCAGGCCCGGCGGGGGCGTCCGGTCAGAGTCCCAGGCGTTTCGCGAGCGCGAGGCTCGCTGCGCTCGCGTTCATCGTGTAGAGGTGCAGCCCCGGCGCGCCGCCGGCCTTCAGCCGCTCGCACAGGTCGCTCACCACGTCGAGGCCGAAGGCCTTGATGGACTCCACGTCGTCACCGAACGCCTGCAGGCGCAGGCGGATCCAGCGCGGGATCTCGGCGCCGGTGTTGTCGGCGAAGCGGATCAGGCCGCTCGCGTTCGTGATGGGCATGATGCCCGGCACGACCGGCACGTCGGCGCCCAGCGCGCGGGCGTCGTCGACGAAGCGGAAGTACGCGTCGGCGTTGAAGAACAGCTGCGTGATGGACGAGTTCGCGCCGGCCTTCACCTTGGCCGCGTAGGCCTGCAGGTCGGCCTGCGGCGACTTCGCCTGCGGGTGGGTCTCGGGGTACGCGGCCACCTCGACGTGGAAGTGGTCGCCGGTCTCGGCGCGGATCAGTTCGACGAGGTCGCTCGCGTAGCGGAGTTCGCCGTGGCTGCCGTAGCCGCTCGGCAGGTCGCCGCGCAGCGCGACGATGCGGCGGATGCCGGCCTCGCGGAACTGGCCGAGCGCCTCGACGACGGAGGCCTTGCTGGCGCCCACGCACGTGAAGTGCGGCGCACCCTCGAAGCCTTCGGTGAAGATGTCGCGCACCATGTCCAGCGTGCCCCGGTGCGTGGAGCCGCCGGCGCCGGCCGTGACCGAGCAGAACGCGGGCTTCAGCGCATACAGCTCCTGGCGCACCGCGGCGTACTTCGTGACGCCGTCCGGGGTTTTCGCCGGGAAGAATTCGAGGCTGATGGGGAAGGGTTGGCTCATTGGGTACTCACTGCGGTTGAACCGCCTGGGCCCACACGAAGAACTCCGTGTTGCCGTTGCCGCCCGTGATCGGGCTCTGGAAATACGCGCGCAGCTGCAGCTTCTGCTCGCGGCAGGCCTGGCGGATGCGCGTCTCGACCTCCTGGAACAGCGCCTTGTCGCGCACGATGCCGCCCTTGC
This genomic stretch from Piscinibacter gummiphilus harbors:
- a CDS encoding methylenetetrahydrofolate reductase; the protein is MSQPFPISLEFFPAKTPDGVTKYAAVRQELYALKPAFCSVTAGAGGSTHRGTLDMVRDIFTEGFEGAPHFTCVGASKASVVEALGQFREAGIRRIVALRGDLPSGYGSHGELRYASDLVELIRAETGDHFHVEVAAYPETHPQAKSPQADLQAYAAKVKAGANSSITQLFFNADAYFRFVDDARALGADVPVVPGIMPITNASGLIRFADNTGAEIPRWIRLRLQAFGDDVESIKAFGLDVVSDLCERLKAGGAPGLHLYTMNASAASLALAKRLGL
- a CDS encoding WD40/YVTN/BNR-like repeat-containing protein, with product MGPVHSVRAWARRLGSVFLVVALVGCASVNQVRDPAKSPPRAGESVVVLSLTGNTAQVTALDEITVRQVNQVAGSNVTILHVLNQVSKGVSRDTSLFAGVLPEGEYEFTVFRNHQTQRFLNLNESMRQRIGKFTVRNGQPVDLGRLILTPVNQLVVVGRSTRVTSNVPLMRRFAPDQMKFFEGELSSGWNTARGDNDRVEEYALQRPVGADHPVELADGRIAAASRLGSVLIRDDQGRWRPVRSDTLDSFLYVMPGHRSDTTLLAVGEFGALMRLPAGSDKLEPLDSGDLPAGNLLFIAGDERAGWYIGHQKDKTLTLFHSAQLEGGRWSPLRQETVGFDFWNGANSIWFWRRPGGFSYAVSEGSIHTLDFASGAWSMTKAPNGNRLVSVEANPNGSIGILTSPGGGFAGIFASLYLSEDLGQHWQEVKPEFKVKVAPPRQLASGTLLVMGGVFGTPELQASQDGGRTWQHRAPFALDRRLVVLPSGALLTVDSGQFGLFSVSRSTDDGATWRVEYSNYDARAAQATAKK
- a CDS encoding TfoX/Sxy family protein; its protein translation is MPAPMPDYIQHCLELLAPLGPTRARRMFGGFGLYADDLFVALVLGEQLYLKTDSTSRAQFEAAGCAPFVYDAAGKSVTVSYWTAPDEAMESPALMQPWARLAFEAALRARNKPGKAAKPASRRRPTR
- a CDS encoding complex I NDUFA9 subunit family protein, with product MKKILVLGGTGFIGQSLCEHLTARYGGAGPRLMVPTRQIQRGRRVQYLPTVDVIPADVDRDEDLRRLVAGSDVVVNLIARLQGSKAEFERTHVDLPRRIAETCRQVGVRRLVHVSALGASADAPSVYQRTKAEGEAVLAVSTLDVTVFRPSIVFGAQDKFMNLFAGLQGVLPVMPLAGARSRLQPVWVSDVAEALVQAIEWRETIGKTYELAGPTVYTLADLVRLAGQWSGHPRPVFGLPNALAKLQALAMECLPGEPMLSRDNVDSLSVDNVATGTLPDLADLGITPAALEAVMPPLLARRDSVARLEPWRRTAGR
- a CDS encoding lytic transglycosylase domain-containing protein produces the protein MKDTLKNFKRVYGRPLAALTLAAATALPALPAAAQVATPGNILEARDAYRKRDRAKLASLRATAVGENQALAPWVDYWDLNSRLNTVQVDEVEAFYQRWPGTYVEDRLRNDWLLELGRRRDWKALAADYPRFRMNDDRQVICYALLADHLAGKDVREAGRDAWFAQKEGDDGCTLLATTLFEAKQLGASDVWRRARAAVDANKPAVARTAVQLVAPSFVSDVSDVFDSPARYLAKKKPGGDRAQQELVTLALMRLAASDIDATVNLLNTTWQNSLRPDQAAWAWATVGKKAALALMPAAPTYFQQADLLATKTERDLVWADEVLAWKARAALRNDGGPRWQQVMQAVNAMDPKEQADPTWVYWKARALQALARDSSDPAAFNAQSQEMLASIAGQYHFYGSLAAEELGRPIAMPAVPTPLTSAEKEAAARVPGLTRAILLINAGLRSEGNREWNFTLRGMDDRTLRAAAELGCERALWDRCINTSDRTKAEIDMAQRFPTPFRRELTSKAKDASLDPAYVYGLIRQESRFIADARSGVGAAGLMQLMPATARWTAKKTGTPFTQDMITDRDMNLKLGMSYLKLVLDDLGGSQAMAAAAYNAGPGRPRRWREGPRLEPAIWVENVPFSETRDYVKKVLSNATFYSALLINPNATQAPSLKARLGRSIGPREAGQPAPDAELP
- a CDS encoding 5-formyltetrahydrofolate cyclo-ligase; its protein translation is MTPTERDTLREKLIKDRQALPDRLERAVQLQQVLRSWLVSRKESTIGAYWPIKGEFDPLPALFRWSEGGPEGSPRRIGLPVTDRETESLRFHVWFPGCPMELDAHDIPKPKDTDVFQPAILVLPCVGYGPGGVRLGYGGGFYDQTVAALKPRPLTVGVGYAHGFLPLLRARPDEEPLDVMITEEGVMFSRV
- a CDS encoding 5-formyltetrahydrofolate cyclo-ligase — its product is MRQHLLAERERFVLSPAAADAARALEDRLVAVLAQLVPECLGVYWPMRSEFNAAHRWRVDDVDVPLALPFARRDPPSMQYRVWDGREPAERDDCNIPTASGGPVTPDVVLVPCVGFTDDGYRLGYGGGFFDRYMEKHPDTTAIGVAWSVGRIEPGAFVPQAHDRPLMLVVTESGVVG
- a CDS encoding glutathione S-transferase family protein; its protein translation is MKLYIGNKNYSSWSMRPWVLFTETGIPFEEVVVRFDSFDPGSKFKTEILKHNPVGKVPVLVDGDLAVWDSLAIAEYAAEKFPEKNLWPADPKRRARARSVTAEMHSGFNGVRNHFGMNIEARLPEVGAKVLAEQPDVRKEVDRLVSMWTSLLAESGGPMLFGDFTIADAFYAPVVTRLVTYGVPVPPVVQGYVDRVLALRSLSAWRRDALAEQDFLQFEENYRTSRA